The Pseudalkalibacillus hwajinpoensis nucleotide sequence AAAACTTATCATAAAGTGATGCTGTCACTTTAGAAGATTATATTTTTCTAAAGATGACTAGTTGAAACAATCAGACCTTAAGACTTGACTGGGGGTTCACTTCCCTGTTAAAGAGAAGATGAACTTAGTTATGTCTTAAGTGTTGGATAAATATGATCAAGCGCAAACACGCCCTGTATGAACAGGGCGTGTTTTTTTATCAACGCTCGCTCATACAAACGAAACAAATGAACAGAAATAATAGTTATGTCATATTTCAAACAATTTCGATCCATATGCCATTTCAAACTAGTATTTTCTAAATCCTTTTGTCATACTAAAGATATTCTTCTACATAAAATTGAAACTTCATGATGATCTCATTCGTATACTTAGGAAGTTGGAGGGAGGGATCACTATCGGAAAAAACATAGTCAGGTTTTTAATGTGTATTTGCTTCATGATGATGGTTTTTCTTCCGTTCTTTGGAGAGTTAGTTTTGGGTGAAGGCGAAGGAGATCTCGTTACATTTATACCTGTTGAGCAGGAAGTGGAGCGAGGGTTGGAAGCATTTCTAAAACGGTCGATCCAGGATGCGGAGGACCAGGGAGCTGATCACATTGTGTTAGAAATTAACACGCCTGGAGGGGCAGTGAATGCGGCTGATAATATTGCCAAGATTATGAAAGCATCAGACGTTCCGATTACAGCATATGTTACGAATCGAGCACTTTCAGCTGGCGCTTATATTGCTTTAAATGCGGATCAGATTATTATGGAACCAGGAGCGCTTATGGGATCGGCTGCTATCATTGATCAATCTGGCAATACGGCAGGAAAGAAAGCAGAGTCTTTCTGGCATGCGGCTATGAAATCTGCCGCAGAACTTAATGATCGAGATCCAAAGTATGCGCTAGCAATGGCTGATCCTGATGTAGACCTTCCGGATTATAATGCACCTAAAGGTGAGCTTTTAACGCTTAACGATCAGGAAGCTGTGAAAGTTGGATATGCCGAAGGGACTGCAGAAGATCGCACAGAACTACTAAGCGTTCTAAATCTTAAGGATGCCGAAGTAAGTGATGCCGAAGTTAGTATTGCAGAGAGAATTGCACGCTTTGTTACAAATCCTATTATTATTCCCATCTTATTATCTATAGGGAGTTTGGGACTTGTATTGGAACTGTATTCACCTGGATTTGGAGTACCAGGATTTATGGGAGCGGGTGCTCTTCTACTGTTCTTCTTTGGTCATATGATTGCTGGTTTTGCTGGATGGGAATCTCTTCTTCTATTGATTGTCGGAGTTGTGCTGATCATCGTCGAGATATTCATTCCTGGCTTTGGAATATTCGGCGTTCTTGGGGCGGTAGGCGTTGTGGCGAGTATTGTTCTTGCTTCAGGACAATCGATGCAATACGTTTTAATTGCGGTCCTTATTGCCGTTGCCGTTACAATTGGTGGTTCTTATCTGTTCATTCGGCTGTTCGGCTATCGTGGCTTCTTCAAAAAAATTGTTCTTTCTGATTCAACGAAGTCAGAATTTGGGTATGTCTCAAATGCTACTCGGGAAGAATTGCTTGGAATGGAAGGTGTAGCGGTGACTCCGCTTAGACCATCGGGCATAGCGGAGTTTGGAGACGAACGTCTGGACGTTGTAACGGAGGGGAGTTTCTTAACAGTTGGGACAGCAGTTAAGGTTGTAAAAACAAATGGATCTAGAGTCATTGTAAGAGAAAATAAATAGTTTAAATCAGGGAGGAAAATTATGGATACTGGAACGTTAGGTTTATTAGTTATAGTAGGGTTAGTTATTATTGGTTTAGCGATTCTTTTCACGTTTGTACCTGTTATGTTGTGGATTTCAGCATTAGCAGCTGGTGTGCGAGTTAGTATTTTTAACCTTGTGGGGATGAGATTACGTCGAGTTATTCCATCACGCGTTATTAATCCGTTAATTAAAGCTGTAAAAGCGGGACTTGAGTTAAGTACAAATCAATTAGAAAGCCACTACCTTGCTGGTGGTAACGTTGACCGTGTTGTTAATGCGTTAATTGCAGCGCACCGCGCGAATATAGAACTGAGCTTTGAACGAGGCGCGGCGATTGATCTTGCGGGTAGAGATGTATTAGAAGCTGTGCAAATGAGTGTTAACCCGAAAGTGATTGAAACCCCTTTTATCGCAGGTGTTGCGATGGATGGAATTGAAGTAAAAGCAAAAGCAAGAATTACAGTGCGTGCTAACATTGACCGCCTTGTAGGTGGAGCTGGTGAAGATACTGTTATTGCTCGAGTAGGCGAAGGTATTGTTAGTACAATTGGTTCTTCTGGAAATCATAAGAAGGTACTTGAGAACCCAGATATGATTTCTCATACGGTTCTTTCCAAAGGGTTAGATGCAGGTACGGCATTTGAGATTCTCTCAATCGATATTGCTGACATTGATATCGGTAAAAATATCGGTGCGGTTCTACAAACGGATCAAGCTGAAGCAGATAAAAATATTGCGCAAGCGAAAGCTGAAGAGCGTCGTGCGATGGCTGTTGCCCAAGAGCAAGAAATGCGCGCTCGCGTAGAGGAAATGCGTGCTAAAGTTGTTGAAGCAGAGGCTGAGGTACCGATGGCAATGGCTGAAGCCCTAAGAGCTGGTAATATTGGAGTAATGGACTATATGAATTTAAAGAACATTGAAGCAGATACAGATATGCGTGACATGATTGGGAAACCGAATCAGGAAGAAGATGAGGATGATCGCTAAACTGTTTCCTAAGTCCTGTGGTGGAGGTGATCTTGTTGGATAATCTGATTGAACTGCTTCTAAATAATTTTGTTTTTGTGTTGGTCGCTATTGGGGGAATTATTAGTTTCCTTAAGCGAATGGGCAGTGAGGAAGAAAAACAGAAATCGAAACCCGCTGCTAACAATCGCCAGCAATCACAAAGACGGAGAGAGCAGGGAAATACCGCCTCAGGCCGTTCAGAGTATAATGGGATAGGGGAAGAGGAAACTCCTCAATCTGAGACTGTCAGTGCTTATCAAGAAGCTCTAGGACGGATGGCGAAGCGGGAGAATCGATATTCAGAGAATGATATTAAAGTTCAAAAGAATGTGAAGCAAACTTCTTATAAGAATGATAAGAATCTTTCGATAAATAAGAAGAATGTAAGGGATGGTATAATCTGGTCGGAAATCCTTGGGCCGCCGCGCTCAAGAAAACCGCATCCCTCGATGATAAGCATGAAACAGATGAAGAAATAAAATGTTCAAAAGACGCCGATTGGCGTCTTTTTTTGTTGGAGCGCGATCATTCATTTTAAGTTTGCATAAGATGAGAACAGGATTTTTAATCAAATGTAAGTGGGATAGTTTTGCGATTCTTTTCATAAAGATGAAGGGAGAGGGGGGAGCATCCATGGCAAAGTGGAAGCATGGTCTAAAAAGCTGGTTAACCCGAAGGTTAGAGCTTCCTGCAGATGCAGTCATGGATTTACCACGAATAACCATGGTAGGGCAGCTGCATATCTACATAGAGAATCATCAAGGTGTTTTAAAATTCTCTAATGAAGAAGTTCGCCTCCTTCTTAAGAATGGCCAATTGTTGATTAAAGGAAAAGATTTTATGCTTAAGACAATTCTTCCAGAAGAGATACTTCTTGAGGGTAAAATTGAACATGTTTCTTACCT carries:
- the yqfC gene encoding sporulation protein YqfC, which produces MAKWKHGLKSWLTRRLELPADAVMDLPRITMVGQLHIYIENHQGVLKFSNEEVRLLLKNGQLLIKGKDFMLKTILPEEILLEGKIEHVSYLDRPNN
- a CDS encoding NfeD family protein, with product MCICFMMMVFLPFFGELVLGEGEGDLVTFIPVEQEVERGLEAFLKRSIQDAEDQGADHIVLEINTPGGAVNAADNIAKIMKASDVPITAYVTNRALSAGAYIALNADQIIMEPGALMGSAAIIDQSGNTAGKKAESFWHAAMKSAAELNDRDPKYALAMADPDVDLPDYNAPKGELLTLNDQEAVKVGYAEGTAEDRTELLSVLNLKDAEVSDAEVSIAERIARFVTNPIIIPILLSIGSLGLVLELYSPGFGVPGFMGAGALLLFFFGHMIAGFAGWESLLLLIVGVVLIIVEIFIPGFGIFGVLGAVGVVASIVLASGQSMQYVLIAVLIAVAVTIGGSYLFIRLFGYRGFFKKIVLSDSTKSEFGYVSNATREELLGMEGVAVTPLRPSGIAEFGDERLDVVTEGSFLTVGTAVKVVKTNGSRVIVRENK
- the floA gene encoding flotillin-like protein FloA (flotillin-like protein involved in membrane lipid rafts), whose translation is MDTGTLGLLVIVGLVIIGLAILFTFVPVMLWISALAAGVRVSIFNLVGMRLRRVIPSRVINPLIKAVKAGLELSTNQLESHYLAGGNVDRVVNALIAAHRANIELSFERGAAIDLAGRDVLEAVQMSVNPKVIETPFIAGVAMDGIEVKAKARITVRANIDRLVGGAGEDTVIARVGEGIVSTIGSSGNHKKVLENPDMISHTVLSKGLDAGTAFEILSIDIADIDIGKNIGAVLQTDQAEADKNIAQAKAEERRAMAVAQEQEMRARVEEMRAKVVEAEAEVPMAMAEALRAGNIGVMDYMNLKNIEADTDMRDMIGKPNQEEDEDDR